One segment of Belonocnema kinseyi isolate 2016_QV_RU_SX_M_011 chromosome 7, B_treatae_v1, whole genome shotgun sequence DNA contains the following:
- the LOC117176032 gene encoding cathepsin L, translating into MKILLLLATVVVAAQAVSFFDLVLEEWATYKVEHKKTYESDTEEKFRMKIFMENRHKVAKHNAKYELGLVSYKLKINKYSDMLHHEFVHTFNGFNKTTKRNLGAVEKLVGATFIEPANVVLPESVDWRKEGLVTPVKDQGHCGSCWAFSTTGALEGQHFRKTGVLVSLSEQNLVDCSGKYGNNGCEGGLMDQAFHYIKDNKGLDTEKTYPYEAEDDKCRYNPRNSGATDKGFVDIPQGDEKKLKAAVATMGPVSIAIDASHETFQLYSEGVYYDEECSSDQLDHGVLVVGYGTDEDKDGNPQDYWIVKNSWGETWGDKGYIKMARNKDNNCGIASSASYPLV; encoded by the exons atgAAGATTTTACTTTTATTGGCGACTGTGGTCGTTGCGGCCCAGGCCGTTTCTTTTTTCGACCTGGTTTTGGAAGAATGGGCTACATATAAG GTAGAACACAAAAAAACCTATGAAAGCGACACGGAAGAAAAGTTCCGTATGAAAATCTTTATGGAGAACCGACACAAGGTCGCGAAACACAATGCCAAATACGAACTCGGTTTAGTTTCCTACAAGTTGAAGATCAACAAATACAGTGATATG CTTCATCACGAATTCGTTCACACTTTCAACGGTTTCAACAAAACCACAAAGAGAAATTTGGGAGCTGTTGAGAAGCTTGTTGGTGCCACTTTCATCGAACCAGCCAATGTTGTTTTGCCAGAAAGTGTCGATTGGCGAAAAGAAGGTCTTGTGACTCCAGTCAAAGATCAAGGTCACTGCGGTTCCTGCTGGGCATTTTCCACC ACTGGAGCTTTGGAAGGGCAACATTTCAGAAAGACGGGAGTCCTCGTTTCCCTGAGTGAGCAAAATTTGGTGGATTGCTCGGGAAAGTATGGAAACAATGGTTGCGAAGGTGGTCTCATGGATCAAGCATTCCATTATATTAAAGATAACAAAGGTCTAGACACTGAGAAAACATATCCGTATGAAGCTGAAGACGATAAGTGCAG ATACAATCCACGCAACAGTGGTGCCACTGATAAGGGCTTTGTTGACATTCCACAAGGAGATGAGAAAAAATTGAAGGCTGCCGTTGCCACCATGGGACCCGTGTCAATAGCCATTGATGCCTCGCACGAGACTTTCCAGCTCTACTCTGAAG GAGTGTATTATGACGAAGAGTGCTCGTCAGACCAATTAGATCACGGAGTTTTGGTTGTCGGTTACGGCACTGATGAAGATAAGGATGGGAATCCCCAAGATTACTGGATTGTGAAAAACAGTTGGGGCGAAACTTGGGGAGACAAAGGGTACATAAAAATGGCGAGAAACAAGGATAATAATTGTGGTATCGCTTCCTCTGCCAGTTATCCTCTTGTTTAA